From Chromohalobacter canadensis, one genomic window encodes:
- a CDS encoding efflux RND transporter permease subunit encodes MNFSRFFVDRPIFAAVLSIVIFAVGAISIPNLPIGEYPEVVPPSVLVRTTYPGANPKEIAETVATPLEEAITGVENMMYFKSVAGSDGVLQMTITFQPGTDAEQATVRVQNRVSQALARLPEAVRRQGVTTQKQSPTFLMVVHLVSPDDSYDTLYLRNYARLHVRDQLAKISGVGEAQLFGGGDYAMRAWLDPDRIASHSLTAGDVVEAMREQNVQVSAGQIGAEPMPDSDFLTLINAKGRLSTEQEFGNIVLKVGEDGEVLRLRDVARLEMGAGDYTLRSRLDGKDAVAIGIFQSPGANALEIRDQVVQTMDELATQFPPGVEYRTVYDTTLFVSDSIRSVIQTLLEAILLVVLVVTLFLQTWRASLIPLLAVPVSVVGTFSVLLLLGYSINTLTLFGLVLAIGIVVDDAIVVVENVERNIGQGLAPRAAAHQAMREVSGPIVAIGLVLCAVFVPMAFLSGVTGQFYRQFAVTIAISTVISTINSLTLSPALAAMLLRPHDAPKDRLTRVIDFLFGWLFRPFNRFFNASSNRYQGVVSGSLRRRGAVFVIYLILLGTTGYLFKLVPPGFIPVQDKMYLIAGVKLPEGASLERTDDLLRQVVDIAMETDGVEHAISFPGLNALQFTNTANTGLAFLTLKPFDQRTRTAAEINAEIAGKISGLKDGIAFSFMPPPILGLGNGSGYQLFIEDRGGLGYGPLQEAVTAFQGAVVQTPGMSYPITSYQANVPQLDAEVDRLKAKTQGVAVSDLFDTLQTYLGSTYVNDFNNFGRTWQVIAQADAPYRDSVEDIARLRTRNAQGEMVPIGSMIDIHQSFGPDPVLRFNGYPAADLAGEADPRVLSSPQAMSVLTDIGARVLPDGIDFEWTDLSYQQSTQGNAALVVFPLAVLLVFLVLAALYESWTLPLAVILIVPMCLLSALVGVRISGGDTNVFVQVGLVVLIGLACKNAILIVEFARELEFQGRGVVEAALEACRLRLRPIIMTSITFTAAVIPLALGHGAGAEVRQALGIAVFAGMLGVTLFGLFLTPVFYVALRKLAGPLSQDHGSTMEGEDHRPKNDPE; translated from the coding sequence ATGAATTTTTCCCGCTTTTTCGTGGACCGGCCGATCTTCGCCGCGGTGCTCTCCATCGTCATCTTCGCGGTGGGCGCGATTTCCATCCCCAATCTGCCGATCGGGGAGTATCCGGAGGTGGTGCCGCCCTCGGTGCTGGTCCGCACGACCTATCCCGGCGCCAACCCCAAGGAGATCGCGGAGACCGTGGCCACGCCGCTGGAGGAGGCGATCACCGGCGTCGAGAACATGATGTACTTCAAGTCCGTGGCCGGTTCCGATGGCGTGCTGCAGATGACCATCACCTTCCAGCCCGGGACGGATGCCGAACAGGCCACCGTGCGCGTCCAGAACCGGGTCAGCCAGGCCCTCGCGCGCTTGCCGGAAGCGGTGAGGCGACAGGGCGTGACCACCCAGAAGCAGTCCCCCACCTTCCTGATGGTGGTGCACCTGGTCTCGCCGGATGACAGCTACGATACCCTCTACCTGCGCAACTACGCGCGACTGCACGTGCGTGACCAGCTGGCGAAGATTTCCGGTGTCGGCGAGGCGCAGCTGTTCGGCGGTGGCGATTACGCCATGCGCGCCTGGCTGGATCCCGATCGCATCGCCTCCCATAGCCTGACCGCCGGCGATGTAGTCGAGGCCATGCGCGAACAGAACGTCCAGGTCTCCGCCGGGCAGATAGGCGCCGAGCCGATGCCGGACAGCGATTTTCTCACCCTGATCAACGCCAAGGGCCGCCTATCCACCGAGCAGGAGTTCGGCAATATCGTGCTCAAGGTCGGCGAGGATGGCGAGGTTCTGAGGCTGCGGGACGTCGCTCGTCTCGAGATGGGCGCGGGCGACTACACCCTACGCTCTCGGCTGGATGGCAAGGACGCGGTGGCGATCGGCATCTTCCAGTCACCCGGTGCCAATGCCCTGGAGATCCGCGACCAGGTGGTCCAGACCATGGACGAACTGGCCACTCAGTTCCCGCCGGGGGTCGAATATCGCACCGTCTACGACACCACGCTGTTCGTCAGCGACTCGATCCGCTCGGTGATCCAGACGCTGCTGGAGGCGATACTGCTGGTAGTGCTGGTGGTGACGCTGTTCCTGCAGACCTGGCGCGCGTCGCTCATTCCACTGCTGGCGGTGCCGGTCTCGGTGGTGGGCACGTTCTCGGTGCTGTTACTGCTGGGATATTCGATCAATACCCTGACGCTGTTCGGGCTGGTGCTGGCAATCGGCATCGTCGTCGACGACGCCATCGTGGTAGTGGAGAACGTGGAGCGCAATATCGGCCAGGGGCTAGCGCCGCGCGCCGCCGCCCATCAGGCGATGCGCGAAGTGTCCGGCCCGATCGTCGCCATCGGCCTGGTGCTGTGCGCGGTGTTCGTGCCGATGGCGTTCCTCTCCGGCGTGACCGGCCAGTTCTACCGCCAGTTCGCGGTCACCATCGCCATCTCCACGGTGATCTCGACGATCAACTCGCTGACGCTATCACCGGCCCTGGCGGCCATGCTGCTCAGGCCCCACGACGCCCCGAAGGACCGCCTGACACGGGTGATCGACTTCCTGTTCGGCTGGCTGTTCCGGCCGTTCAACCGCTTCTTCAACGCCAGTTCGAACCGCTACCAGGGCGTGGTCTCGGGTAGCCTGCGCCGTCGTGGCGCGGTATTCGTGATCTACCTGATACTGCTGGGCACCACCGGTTACCTGTTCAAGCTGGTGCCGCCGGGGTTCATTCCGGTCCAGGACAAGATGTACCTGATCGCCGGCGTGAAGCTGCCGGAGGGAGCTTCGCTGGAGCGCACCGATGACCTGCTGCGCCAGGTGGTGGATATCGCCATGGAGACCGACGGCGTCGAACACGCCATCTCGTTCCCCGGTCTCAACGCGCTGCAGTTCACCAACACCGCCAATACCGGGCTGGCGTTTCTGACCCTGAAGCCGTTCGATCAGCGCACCCGTACCGCGGCGGAGATCAACGCCGAGATCGCCGGCAAGATCAGTGGTCTCAAGGACGGCATCGCGTTCTCGTTCATGCCGCCGCCAATCCTCGGGCTGGGCAACGGCTCCGGCTATCAGCTGTTCATCGAGGACCGCGGCGGGCTCGGCTACGGCCCGCTGCAGGAGGCGGTGACCGCCTTCCAGGGGGCGGTAGTGCAGACGCCGGGGATGAGCTATCCGATCACCAGTTATCAGGCCAACGTGCCCCAGCTCGATGCCGAGGTAGACCGACTCAAGGCGAAGACCCAGGGCGTGGCGGTGAGCGACCTGTTCGATACCCTGCAGACCTATCTGGGCTCCACCTACGTCAACGATTTCAACAATTTCGGCCGCACCTGGCAGGTGATCGCCCAGGCCGACGCCCCCTATCGCGACAGCGTCGAGGATATCGCCAGGCTGCGTACCCGCAACGCCCAGGGCGAAATGGTGCCGATCGGCTCGATGATCGATATCCACCAGAGCTTCGGCCCCGATCCGGTGCTGCGCTTCAACGGCTACCCGGCGGCGGACCTGGCCGGCGAAGCCGACCCGCGGGTGCTCTCCTCGCCCCAGGCAATGAGCGTCTTGACCGATATCGGCGCACGGGTACTGCCGGATGGCATCGACTTCGAATGGACCGACCTAAGCTATCAGCAATCCACCCAGGGCAATGCCGCACTGGTGGTATTCCCGCTGGCGGTACTGCTGGTGTTCCTGGTGCTGGCGGCGCTCTACGAGAGCTGGACACTGCCACTGGCGGTAATCCTGATCGTGCCGATGTGTCTGCTTTCGGCACTCGTCGGCGTCAGGATTTCCGGTGGCGATACCAACGTCTTCGTCCAGGTGGGCCTGGTGGTACTGATCGGACTAGCCTGCAAGAACGCCATCCTGATCGTCGAATTCGCCCGCGAACTCGAGTTCCAGGGGCGCGGCGTGGTGGAAGCGGCGCTGGAGGCTTGCCGGTTGCGACTGCGCCCGATCATCATGACCTCGATCACCTTCACCGCAGCGGTGATACCGCTGGCGCTGGGTCACGGTGCCGGGGCCGAGGTGCGACAGGCCCTGGGGATCGCGGTCTTCGCCGGCATGCTTGGTGTGACCCTGTTCGGCCTGTTCCTGACGCCAGTCTTCTACGTCGCGCTGCGCAAGCTGGCCGGCCCACTCAGCCAGGATCACGGCTCGACGATGGAAGGCGAAGATCATCGGCCGAAAAACGACCCTGAGTGA
- the thpR gene encoding RNA 2',3'-cyclic phosphodiesterase: MTASRRLFFALWPDDASRRALAAEAERLAPHCGGYPLPAENMHITLAFLGNVDASRLEALVDLTRAWPALQGEWALDRLGHFPKPRIVWAGSQAPSAALLALDTELWQALSHHGFTAPQREFTPHVSLVRQADRAAPESRLSTPLLWRFDHLAMVESQLGDGGSRYRTLACNHDRH; encoded by the coding sequence GTGACCGCTTCTCGCCGACTCTTCTTCGCCCTGTGGCCCGACGACGCCAGTCGCCGGGCCCTCGCCGCCGAGGCCGAACGCCTGGCACCGCACTGCGGCGGTTATCCGCTGCCCGCGGAGAACATGCATATCACGCTAGCGTTTCTGGGCAATGTCGATGCCTCGCGGCTGGAGGCGCTCGTCGATCTGACCCGAGCGTGGCCGGCGCTGCAGGGCGAGTGGGCGCTGGATCGGCTCGGGCATTTTCCCAAGCCCCGCATCGTCTGGGCAGGCAGCCAGGCGCCGAGTGCTGCGCTCCTGGCGCTCGACACCGAGCTCTGGCAGGCGCTGTCCCATCACGGATTCACCGCGCCGCAGCGTGAATTCACCCCGCACGTCAGCCTGGTTCGCCAGGCCGACCGCGCGGCACCAGAGTCACGGCTATCCACCCCGCTCCTCTGGCGCTTCGACCATCTCGCCATGGTGGAATCGCAGCTCGGCGACGGCGGTTCACGCTATCGGACGCTGGCGTGCAACCACGACCGACATTGA
- a CDS encoding SDR family oxidoreductase has product MKKTTLIIGCGDIGIQLGKRLIDDGQRVIGVRRQVAPLAETGIEALALDVTDPDALTRLPDADTVVYILSAARFDENAYAEAYPKGLKAVLGELETRAMPPKRVFFVSSTGVYAQQAGEVVDETSETAPTGFSGLLMREAEQALLDHPLPGTVVRFSGIYGPGRDRLIRQVKEGRVAAANPPMYSNRIHRDDCAGVLAHLIALTLDDKPVESLYLASDCEPTPLNEVMTWMAGKLKVELTETIQSPLRRRSSKRCDNSRVRDSGYRFQYPTFREGYEDVLKQGGFLTATESA; this is encoded by the coding sequence GTGAAGAAAACGACTCTGATTATTGGTTGCGGCGACATTGGTATCCAGCTAGGTAAGCGGTTGATCGACGACGGCCAGCGAGTGATCGGCGTGCGTCGCCAGGTTGCGCCGCTCGCGGAAACCGGCATCGAGGCCCTGGCACTAGACGTCACGGACCCTGATGCGCTGACACGCTTGCCCGACGCGGATACTGTCGTCTATATCCTAAGCGCTGCGCGCTTCGACGAAAACGCCTATGCCGAAGCGTATCCCAAGGGGCTAAAGGCCGTGCTCGGCGAACTCGAGACGCGTGCCATGCCGCCGAAGCGAGTGTTTTTCGTCTCATCGACCGGCGTCTATGCCCAGCAAGCGGGCGAAGTGGTCGACGAAACCTCGGAGACGGCGCCCACCGGGTTCTCGGGACTCTTGATGCGTGAGGCCGAGCAGGCGCTGCTCGATCATCCGCTGCCTGGCACCGTGGTACGCTTTTCCGGCATTTACGGCCCGGGGCGCGATCGGTTGATCCGCCAGGTCAAGGAAGGCCGTGTCGCGGCCGCGAACCCGCCGATGTATTCCAACCGTATTCATCGCGACGATTGCGCGGGTGTGCTGGCACATTTGATCGCCTTGACCCTCGACGACAAGCCGGTGGAGTCGCTCTACCTGGCCAGCGACTGCGAACCGACGCCATTGAATGAAGTGATGACGTGGATGGCGGGCAAGCTCAAGGTCGAACTCACCGAGACCATTCAATCACCGTTGCGGCGCCGGTCCAGCAAGCGCTGTGACAACTCACGCGTGCGCGATAGCGGTTACCGCTTTCAGTATCCCACTTTTCGCGAGGGTTACGAGGACGTTCTCAAACAGGGCGGTTTCCTGACCGCCACGGAAAGCGCCTGA
- a CDS encoding hydrogen peroxide-inducible genes activator — translation MTLTELRYIVTLAQEHHFGRAAERCYVSQPTLSVAVKKLEDELGIALFERSKSTVQVTPLGEKIVAQAHRVLEQAGLIKEMATEGKDQLASPLRIGAIYTIGPYLFPHLIPELAHHAPQMPLYIEEGMTGDLRRKLRSGELDAVIVALPFNEPDVLTKAIYEEPFEVLLPAGHPWTHKTAIAKEDLLQEKLLLLGEGHCFRDQILEACPAINNQLNNPGNTLIAEGGSLETIRHMVASGLGITVLPKSAIGTGHYESGLLESRPFANSVPSRTVAIAWRASFPRPKAIDALTTAIETCQQQRIQAA, via the coding sequence ATGACCCTAACAGAACTTCGTTATATCGTAACCTTGGCTCAAGAGCATCACTTCGGGCGCGCTGCCGAGCGTTGCTACGTCTCCCAGCCCACTCTTTCGGTGGCCGTCAAGAAGCTGGAAGACGAACTGGGCATCGCCTTGTTCGAGCGTTCCAAATCCACCGTACAGGTCACACCCCTGGGCGAGAAAATCGTCGCTCAGGCGCATCGGGTACTGGAACAAGCCGGTCTCATCAAGGAAATGGCCACCGAAGGCAAGGACCAGTTGGCAAGCCCACTGCGCATCGGGGCAATCTACACCATCGGGCCTTACCTGTTTCCGCATCTGATTCCCGAGCTGGCGCATCACGCCCCGCAGATGCCACTGTACATCGAAGAAGGCATGACGGGGGATCTACGCCGCAAACTGCGCAGCGGTGAACTGGACGCCGTGATCGTCGCCCTGCCGTTCAACGAGCCGGATGTGCTGACCAAGGCGATCTACGAAGAGCCTTTCGAAGTGCTGTTACCCGCCGGCCATCCATGGACACACAAAACCGCGATCGCCAAGGAAGACTTGCTCCAGGAAAAGCTGCTGCTGTTGGGCGAGGGACACTGTTTTCGTGACCAGATTCTCGAGGCTTGCCCCGCCATCAACAATCAACTCAACAATCCGGGCAACACTCTGATCGCCGAGGGCGGCTCGCTGGAAACCATTCGCCACATGGTGGCCTCGGGGCTGGGCATCACGGTGCTACCCAAGTCGGCCATCGGCACCGGCCATTATGAATCGGGATTGCTCGAAAGCCGGCCCTTCGCCAATAGCGTCCCCAGCCGCACGGTGGCCATCGCCTGGCGTGCCAGCTTCCCCAGGCCCAAAGCCATCGATGCCCTGACCACGGCCATCGAGACATGCCAACAGCAGCGTATCCAGGCGGCATGA
- the recG gene encoding ATP-dependent DNA helicase RecG: protein MSTDIKAMDAPVSELTGVGEALAAKLARLGIASIADMLFHLPLRYQDRTRITPIGTLRAGTEAVVEGDIAAADIVKGRRRSLLVRLKDGSGILSLRFFHFSPAQQQQFTRGLRVRAFGEARAGATGLEIYHPEYRLLNQEDAPVEEHLTPIYPTTEGLTQPRLRGLIQQALKQLDAAPDALPDWIPDALRQRFRLPGLLESLRYLHEPPPEAPVERLAEGRHPAQRRLALEELLAHQLSLRQVRLRIQTDSAPALGGGRSLQARFLTQLPFSLTGAQRRVLDEIGHDLERATPMLRLVQGDVGSGKTVVAAMAALAAIAGDCQAAIMAPTEILAEQHYRNFRDWFTPLGIEVGWLAGKLKGKARLDTKAAIADGRIQVAVGTHALFQDDVHFHRLGLAIIDEQHRFGVHQRLALRQKGEAGGLTPHQLIMTATPIPRTLAMSAYADLDLSMIDELPPGRTPVKTVAVPDERRPEVIERIRRACAEGHQAYWVCTLIEESEALTCQAAEATHEHLSEALPDLAIGLVHGRMKAAEKAEVMEAFKTGELDLLIATTVIEVGVDVPNASLMIIENPERLGLSQLHQLRGRVGRGATESFCVLLYHPPLSQHSRERLGVMRDTTDGFRIAEKDLELRGPGEVLGTRQTGLAQMKIADLERDRDLLDTISPLARALLDEAPEAATPLIRRWLGEDAGHYGQV from the coding sequence ATGAGCACTGACATAAAGGCTATGGATGCGCCGGTCAGCGAACTCACCGGCGTGGGCGAGGCGCTGGCCGCCAAGCTCGCCCGGCTGGGTATCGCCAGCATCGCCGATATGCTCTTTCATCTGCCGTTGCGCTATCAGGACCGGACGCGCATCACGCCGATCGGCACGCTGCGCGCCGGTACCGAAGCCGTGGTCGAGGGCGACATCGCCGCTGCTGATATCGTCAAGGGACGGCGACGCAGCTTGCTGGTGCGCCTCAAGGATGGTTCAGGCATCCTCAGCCTGCGCTTCTTCCACTTTTCGCCCGCGCAGCAACAGCAGTTCACGCGTGGCTTGCGCGTGCGTGCCTTCGGCGAGGCCCGCGCCGGCGCTACGGGCCTCGAGATCTATCATCCCGAGTACCGCTTGCTGAATCAGGAGGACGCCCCGGTCGAGGAACACCTGACGCCGATCTACCCCACCACCGAGGGCTTGACCCAACCACGCCTGCGCGGCCTGATCCAGCAGGCACTCAAGCAACTCGACGCCGCGCCCGACGCCTTGCCGGATTGGATTCCCGACGCTCTGCGCCAGCGCTTTCGCCTACCGGGGCTGCTCGAGTCGCTGCGTTACCTGCACGAGCCGCCCCCCGAAGCGCCGGTGGAACGGCTCGCCGAAGGGCGCCATCCCGCCCAGCGACGCCTGGCGTTGGAAGAACTGCTCGCCCATCAACTCAGCCTGCGACAGGTGCGTCTGCGCATCCAGACCGACAGCGCGCCCGCACTGGGCGGTGGGCGTAGCCTGCAGGCACGTTTCCTGACTCAGTTGCCGTTTTCGTTGACCGGCGCGCAGCGCCGCGTCCTCGACGAAATCGGCCACGATCTGGAACGCGCCACCCCCATGCTGCGCCTGGTCCAGGGCGACGTCGGCTCAGGCAAGACCGTGGTGGCCGCCATGGCGGCACTGGCGGCCATCGCCGGTGACTGTCAGGCGGCCATCATGGCGCCTACCGAAATCCTCGCCGAGCAGCATTATCGCAACTTCCGCGATTGGTTTACGCCGCTGGGCATCGAGGTCGGCTGGCTGGCGGGCAAGCTCAAGGGCAAGGCGCGCCTGGACACCAAGGCGGCAATCGCCGATGGCCGCATTCAGGTCGCGGTGGGCACGCACGCGCTGTTTCAGGACGACGTGCACTTTCACCGCCTGGGTCTGGCGATCATCGACGAACAGCACCGCTTTGGCGTTCACCAGCGACTGGCGCTGCGCCAGAAGGGCGAAGCCGGCGGCCTCACGCCACACCAGTTGATCATGACCGCCACACCGATTCCGCGCACGCTGGCGATGAGCGCCTACGCCGATCTCGACCTGTCGATGATCGACGAGCTACCGCCCGGCCGCACGCCGGTCAAAACGGTGGCAGTTCCCGACGAGCGTCGTCCCGAAGTGATCGAGCGCATTCGTCGCGCCTGCGCCGAGGGCCATCAGGCCTACTGGGTGTGCACGCTCATCGAAGAATCCGAAGCCTTGACCTGCCAGGCCGCCGAGGCGACCCATGAACACCTCAGCGAAGCGCTGCCCGACCTGGCCATCGGCCTGGTGCATGGGCGCATGAAGGCGGCAGAAAAAGCCGAGGTAATGGAGGCATTCAAGACGGGCGAGCTGGATCTTCTCATCGCCACCACGGTGATCGAGGTCGGCGTCGATGTGCCCAATGCCAGCTTGATGATCATCGAAAACCCCGAGCGTTTGGGGCTCTCGCAGTTGCATCAGCTGCGTGGCCGCGTGGGGCGCGGCGCCACCGAGAGCTTCTGCGTGCTGCTGTATCATCCGCCGCTGTCGCAGCACTCGCGGGAACGGTTGGGGGTGATGCGCGATACCACCGACGGTTTTCGTATCGCCGAGAAGGACCTGGAGCTGCGCGGTCCTGGCGAAGTACTCGGCACTCGCCAGACAGGCCTGGCGCAGATGAAGATCGCCGACCTGGAGCGCGATCGTGATCTGCTCGACACCATCAGCCCCCTGGCGCGTGCGCTGCTCGACGAGGCGCCGGAGGCCGCCACGCCCTTGATCCGCCGTTGGCTGGGCGAAGACGCCGGACATTACGGGCAGGTGTAA
- a CDS encoding XRE family transcriptional regulator, with protein MVTSHGGETPYCAGMEDAKTQFAQRLREAMQQAGYAPKPAVLEREFNLRNPGRPVTLHGVRRWLRGETLPTQEKLVVLAEWLKVPPAALRFGAPVQHRVHESDHLWEALSYRERETLEAFAGLPPSQRAIAREVIMALAKAGKWERQAGQAEDDSTPS; from the coding sequence ATGGTTACGTCGCATGGGGGCGAGACGCCTTACTGTGCAGGCATGGAAGACGCCAAGACCCAATTCGCCCAACGCCTGCGCGAGGCCATGCAACAGGCCGGCTATGCGCCCAAGCCCGCCGTGCTGGAGCGCGAGTTCAACCTGCGCAATCCGGGACGCCCAGTGACGCTGCACGGCGTGCGCCGTTGGCTGCGCGGCGAAACTCTGCCCACTCAGGAAAAGCTCGTGGTTCTCGCCGAGTGGCTGAAAGTGCCGCCAGCCGCCTTGCGCTTCGGTGCGCCGGTGCAGCACCGCGTCCACGAGAGCGATCATCTGTGGGAAGCGCTGAGTTATCGCGAGCGCGAGACACTGGAAGCCTTCGCTGGCTTGCCGCCGAGTCAGCGTGCCATTGCCCGCGAGGTCATCATGGCACTGGCCAAGGCGGGCAAGTGGGAGCGCCAGGCCGGGCAGGCCGAGGATGACTCCACGCCATCATGA
- the yccS gene encoding YccS family putative transporter: MLPTSLTQPLRRLWTLESFAYSLRVFIALAGVMALCWYLDDMGKLIPLFLGIIASALAETDDTWQGRLQALLVTLVCFAVAALSVELTFAHPVIFAVGLGVSSFGMTMLGAVGQRYATIATATLILAIYTMISLEQHGGAALDGLWGEPLLLVSGAAWYGAISVVWCALFSRHPLKLSLAHVFRELGVYLRLKSALFEPLRGMDIEQQRLALAQQNGRVVAALNQSKEMIFRRLEGQRGGRKLNRYLRLYFIAQDIHERASSSHYPYGALAETFFHHDILFRAQRLLDQQGRACKALSRALLLDRPFDHGPSAQALEDFNASLNNLYAQGRDEWRDLLSSLSALADNLATLEDKLAGADNPDARADHEDSSLFDRSPRGLSDVAERLQAHLSLASPVFRHALRLSVTLVVGYGLLHWIHPTQGYWILLTSVFVCRPNFGATRRFLRQRIQGTVMGLVAGWALITLFPTEPVQALITVAAGVAFFATRAHHYTLATASITLMVLCCFNQVGDGFGLIWPRLFDTLLGAAIAGLAVLVILPDWQGRGLHRQAATTLEASAAYLRAILDQYARGKRDDLAYRLARRNAHNADAALSTTLGNVLLEPGHFRKDADAGLRFLVHSHTLLSYLSALGAHRGTAGAAGEDNTAVTAAADDVAETLARVARQLAAGETVTPCKDSLMRHAGLLEASAAEETCDERRLLQNQLALISRQLVALSEAAGRLSIQASRE; the protein is encoded by the coding sequence ATGCTGCCGACGTCGCTGACCCAACCGCTCAGACGCCTCTGGACTCTGGAGTCCTTCGCCTACAGCTTGCGTGTGTTCATCGCTCTGGCCGGCGTCATGGCGCTTTGCTGGTATCTCGACGACATGGGCAAGCTGATCCCGCTGTTCCTGGGCATCATCGCCAGTGCCCTGGCGGAGACCGACGATACTTGGCAGGGGCGTCTGCAGGCGTTGCTGGTGACGCTGGTATGTTTCGCCGTTGCCGCGTTGTCGGTGGAATTGACGTTTGCGCATCCCGTGATCTTCGCGGTGGGTCTTGGGGTGTCGAGTTTCGGCATGACCATGCTCGGTGCGGTGGGGCAGCGCTATGCGACCATCGCCACCGCGACCCTGATTCTTGCCATCTACACCATGATCAGTCTCGAGCAGCACGGCGGTGCGGCACTGGACGGGCTGTGGGGCGAGCCGTTGCTGCTGGTCTCGGGCGCGGCCTGGTACGGGGCGATCTCGGTGGTGTGGTGCGCCTTGTTCTCGCGTCATCCGCTCAAGTTGAGCCTGGCGCACGTCTTTCGCGAGCTGGGCGTGTACTTGCGCCTCAAGTCGGCGCTTTTCGAGCCGCTCAGAGGGATGGATATCGAGCAGCAGCGTCTGGCGCTGGCCCAGCAGAATGGTCGCGTGGTGGCAGCGCTCAACCAGAGCAAGGAAATGATTTTCCGGCGCCTTGAAGGCCAGCGAGGTGGGCGCAAACTCAATCGCTACCTGCGGCTCTACTTCATTGCACAGGACATCCACGAGCGAGCGAGTTCCTCGCATTATCCGTATGGCGCGTTGGCCGAGACGTTCTTCCATCACGACATCCTCTTTCGTGCCCAGCGTCTGCTCGATCAGCAAGGGCGTGCCTGCAAGGCCTTGAGTCGTGCGTTGCTTCTCGATCGTCCTTTCGATCACGGCCCCAGTGCCCAGGCGCTGGAGGATTTCAACGCATCCCTGAACAACCTGTATGCCCAGGGACGCGACGAATGGCGCGACCTGCTGAGCTCGTTGTCGGCGCTGGCCGATAACCTCGCCACGCTGGAAGACAAGCTGGCCGGTGCCGACAATCCCGACGCGCGGGCCGATCACGAGGACAGCAGTCTGTTCGACCGCTCGCCACGTGGGCTGAGCGACGTTGCCGAACGTCTCCAGGCGCATCTCAGCTTGGCATCACCGGTGTTTCGCCATGCGCTACGCTTGAGCGTGACGCTGGTAGTGGGCTATGGCTTGCTTCACTGGATTCATCCCACCCAGGGGTACTGGATCCTGCTCACCAGCGTATTCGTGTGCCGGCCCAATTTCGGGGCTACGCGGCGTTTTCTGCGTCAGCGTATACAAGGCACGGTGATGGGGTTGGTCGCCGGTTGGGCGCTGATCACGCTATTTCCCACCGAGCCTGTCCAGGCGTTGATCACGGTGGCCGCCGGCGTCGCCTTCTTCGCTACCCGTGCGCATCACTACACACTGGCGACGGCTTCCATCACGCTGATGGTGCTGTGCTGTTTCAATCAAGTCGGCGACGGCTTCGGGCTGATCTGGCCGCGTCTGTTCGATACCCTACTGGGCGCCGCCATCGCGGGCCTGGCGGTGCTGGTGATCCTGCCCGATTGGCAAGGGCGCGGGCTGCACCGTCAAGCGGCGACGACACTCGAAGCCAGTGCGGCTTATCTGCGCGCGATCCTTGATCAGTACGCGCGAGGCAAGCGCGACGACCTTGCCTATCGGTTGGCACGGCGCAACGCTCATAATGCCGACGCGGCGCTTTCCACGACGCTGGGCAATGTTCTGCTGGAGCCGGGGCACTTTCGCAAGGATGCCGATGCCGGGCTACGTTTTCTGGTGCATTCGCACACCCTGTTGAGTTATCTCTCGGCGCTGGGGGCCCATCGAGGGACGGCCGGCGCCGCGGGGGAAGACAACACCGCGGTGACGGCGGCGGCCGATGACGTGGCCGAGACGCTGGCGCGCGTGGCGCGCCAGCTCGCTGCGGGCGAAACGGTCACGCCGTGCAAGGACTCCCTGATGCGGCATGCCGGCTTGCTGGAGGCGTCCGCCGCCGAGGAAACGTGTGATGAACGCCGCTTGCTGCAGAACCAACTGGCGTTGATCAGTCGTCAACTGGTCGCGTTGAGCGAGGCGGCGGGGCGGTTGTCGATCCAGGCCTCGCGTGAATGA
- a CDS encoding HU family DNA-binding protein, with protein sequence MRKPELAAAIADRADLSKDKASQVLNVILDEITGTVSKGQDVSLIGFGAFTVRERAARTGKNPQTGKPLTIPASKTVAFKPGKALKDAVK encoded by the coding sequence ATGCGCAAGCCAGAACTCGCCGCGGCGATCGCCGATCGCGCCGATCTTTCCAAGGACAAGGCCAGTCAGGTCCTTAATGTCATTCTCGATGAGATCACAGGTACCGTCTCCAAGGGCCAAGATGTCTCGCTGATCGGGTTCGGTGCCTTCACCGTCCGCGAGCGTGCCGCGCGTACCGGCAAGAATCCGCAGACGGGTAAGCCGCTGACCATTCCGGCGAGCAAGACCGTGGCGTTCAAGCCCGGCAAGGCGCTCAAGGACGCCGTGAAGTGA